AAGATGTAATTAACCTCTTCCTATTTATTGACTGGGTTATGAGCCTATCCGCAGAATTAGAACAGGAGTTTTGGCAGGAAGTCAAGCAATACGAGGAGGAACGCCGGATGCCGTATATCAGTAGCGTTGAACAGATTGGTCGTGAAAAGGGACGACAAGAAGGACGACAAGAAGGACGACAAGAAGTTTTCCGCACGTTGATGGAATCGCGGTTTGGTCGCCTCGATCGCCCCTTACGGGATCTGTTGCCCCAACTGCTGGCTTTGTCCGATCGCGAGGCCACTGAGTTAATTTTGCAATGCTCCCAGTCTGAATTAATTCGCTACTTTGATCAGCAGGTTAACTTATCAGATCACGCGTCAGATCACACATCAGACTGAGCCAGACCGAGCAAAACCCAACTATCTGTAACCACCTGCGACTATCTGCTAAGATGTCTGGGCCTTGCCCCTGTAAATCCTAAGCGTCAGGGTACCCACTCGCTCAGACTGATTAAGTCCGGAACTTCTCCGTAATTCGCTGCATGGCGGCAACCACATTCTCCCGACTGTTAAAGGCAGAGATCCGGAAATAGCCTTCCCCAGCAGCTCCAAAGCCAGAGCCAGGGGTACCCACCACATGACAGGTTTGCAGAAGTTGGTCAAAGAAATCCCAACTGGAGAGGCCCTGGGGGGTTTTTAGCCAGATATAGGGGGCATTGACGCCGCCATAAACCGCAAAACCAGCCGCCGTGAGTTGCTCCCGGATAATGTGGGCATTTTCTAGGTAGAAGTTGACTAGCCCCTTCACCTGGGCCTGCCCCGACTCGGAATACACGGCTTCAGCCCCCCGTTGGACAATGTAGGAAACGCCATTAAATTTGGTTGATTGGCGACGGTTCCACAACTGCCAGAGTGCTATCTCGGTACCATCCGCAGCCTGAGCTGTTAATGATTTGGGTACGACGGTAAAGGCACAGCGGGTTCCTGTAAAGCCAGCATTTTTGGAGAACGATCGAAACTCGATCGCGCACTCGCGGGCACCCTCGATCTCATAAATAGAATGGGGAAGGCTGGGGTCGGTGATAAAGGCTTCGTAGGCAGCATCAAAGAGCAAAATCGAACCATTGGCACGGGCATAGTCCACCCAAGTTTGGAGGTAGGCTTTCGAGGCAACGGCGCCGGTGGGATTGTTGGGGAAACAGAGATAGATTAGATCGACCTTTTGGGTAGGCAGGGCAGCAGTAAAGTCATTCTCCGCCGTGATCGGCAAGTAAACGAGGCCCTCGTACTCCCCATTCTCCTTGATGGGGCCAGTGTGGCCCGCCATGACATTGGTATCGACGTAGACTGGGTAGACAGGATCGATGACCGCGATCGTATTATTGTTACCAAAGATATC
This DNA window, taken from Trichothermofontia sichuanensis B231, encodes the following:
- a CDS encoding LL-diaminopimelate aminotransferase: MATINDNYLKLKAGYLFPEIARRVNAFAEANPEAQIIKLGIGDVTEPLPEACRTAMIQAVADMGDRQTFKGYGPEQGYPWLREKIAAHDFQARGCEVDASEIFISDGSKCDTGNILDIFGNNNTIAVIDPVYPVYVDTNVMAGHTGPIKENGEYEGLVYLPITAENDFTAALPTQKVDLIYLCFPNNPTGAVASKAYLQTWVDYARANGSILLFDAAYEAFITDPSLPHSIYEIEGARECAIEFRSFSKNAGFTGTRCAFTVVPKSLTAQAADGTEIALWQLWNRRQSTKFNGVSYIVQRGAEAVYSESGQAQVKGLVNFYLENAHIIREQLTAAGFAVYGGVNAPYIWLKTPQGLSSWDFFDQLLQTCHVVGTPGSGFGAAGEGYFRISAFNSRENVVAAMQRITEKFRT